DNA sequence from the Candidatus Kryptoniota bacterium genome:
GGTCCGTAATCCTTCACCGCCTCCTGGCGACTTCAGCTGAACAATCATGTTGATGCCGGAACTGAAATCCAAAGGGAGTGCTACCACGTCGAACACCAGCGCCTGATAGGACGACCAGTCGGAACTTGACGGGCGCACATAGAATCCCGGCGGGTGTGATGGATCGACATTCAGATTTGACACGTCAAGTTCGGCAGATTGTTTTCCAGAAATCACAAAATACTCGGAGCTCAGCTTCAGAGAGCATCCTCTCGACGAGTAAACCTGGAAACCCGATCCGCTCGATTCTTCAAAATCTTCGACTGTCGTGGGGTGAAGCAATTCCTGGGCGTTGACATTCAACCCAAGCAAGAAGAAATAGAACATAGCAAGCAGGAGTGTAGTACGATACACAGTTCCGGTTTTCATAGCGGGCATTTTAGTGAAACCACCTTCAATCCAAACATCGAACTTCAATCCAATTCAAGAGAGATGACTGGTTCGCCTCTATCAGGGATTGTCTCCCGTCTTAAATTCCAACAACCAATCAGGTTTATTAGCGCCTCCCAGCGCTCAGAATTTCATCGGACTTCGCACCGGATAAAAATGATTGTGAATGCCGGGCTCTTGGCGGAACAGGCGTCCTGATGTCTGCCTACAGCTTCGCCATCTCAGTCACACCGCCGGTTGCAAGAATATTTATCGACCCGGCAAAGAAAGCGCGCCTGCGCCCTCGCAGTAGGGACTTAGGTATCTGCGCGGGAAATTCTACTGGCTAAGCCGAGATGTTCTCTTTTCCCGAGTGGTTTAATTCTGATGGGACGGTCTTGCAAGCAAAAATACGGATTGAATCAGCCGGCACTTTCAAAGCCAACACTCTGTCAAGGCCTTCGATTCTGATAGTAAAATAATGCTCGTTCGAAATCTCAACAATCTCTCCACGCAACCCAGCCAAAACGCCCGCGATGATTTCTCCACTCTTGCCAATGCATCCTTCGGTGAGGGACTCAACCTGTGCGGGATACAAGGCCGTTATTTTTCTGATGGAATCCATCTGCCAGTCGGGGACGATGCTCGGCTTGCCATTGTTCGACAGGAACTTCACGAACCCGTCGCACGCAAAGACTCTCAGTTTCTCTCCTTCGTCGATCCGGGTAAACACATACCCGGAGTAGAGAGGAACCTCAACCCACTTTCTTCTATCACTCCACTGGTGCATTTCTTTTTTGAGGGGGAGAAAAGAATGGACGCCGTTTTTTGTCAGGCTGTCATGGACACGTTTTTCGTGTTTTGCATGGACATAGATCACATGCCAGCGCTTGCACTGATCCTGCTTCACTTCGGCGGCCCTTTCCTCGATATTCATTGAAAATTATCGTAAGTCAGGATTTCTTATTTCTTCTTTATGTCCGTAGTAATGGTAATACCTGTAGTATCGGTAATACGCGCCATACGCCTTCGTGACATCAAATTCGTTAAGCACGAAACCAATTATGCCGGCTTTAACCTGTTTCAACGTCGCGTAAGCTTTCTCGAGAACATCGAGTTCAGTCTTATTGGCAAGCGCGACGAACAGGACACCGTCCGTAAGCTTTGAGAGAATAACACCGTCGGTTACGGCTACAACTGGTGGCGAGTCGAAGATGACGAAGTCGAACGCGGACTTAAATATATCCAGGCTCGATTTCATGGCTTCCGATCCGAGCACCTCCGAAGGATTGGGCGGAAGCGAACCGGTTGGAAGAAGAAATAAATTGTCGACGAAAGTTTTCTTGACAGCTGTGTTCAGGTCGACTTCATTCCTGAGATACTCGATAAGGCCCGGCTTCCTCTCAGCCCCAAAAAGGCGATGCTGAATAGGCCTCCGGAGATCTCCATCGACAAGAAGGGTCTTAAGTCCCGCCTTCGCGAATGTGACAGCGATATTTGCTGTCGTCGTCGACTTTCCTTCCTTGGGAAGCGCGCTGACCACCAACAGGCTCTTTAGCGGTTTATCAATCCTGGAATATTGTATCGCCGTCCTAAGTGATCTATATGATTCAGCTATGGGATCCGTTGGCTTGTGGAAAGTTATCAGCCGGATGGGAACAGATACTCCGTCTTTCAATACCTTCTCTTCGCTGACTCCTTCTTTCGAGCTAGATGACGTGCCCATCATAACGGGGATTGAGCCGAGCACGTTTAATCCTTTTCTCTCGAGATCTTCGGGAGACTTGACGCTCCTGTCAAGATAATCAAGGACAAACACACAGACGACGCCAAGGGCCAATCCGAGAATTATTCCAAGGGTTAGGTTTAGGGGTACCTTCGGGCTTATCGGCTTCAACGGTGGGACCGCAGGATCAACGATTTGAACATATCCAAATTGGGATTGCTCCTGAATTTGTGCTTGCTGGAAACTGTCCTGAATCAAAAGGAATAGTTTTTCCCTGCTCTTCTCCGTTCTGTCTAGCTTAGCGAGTCCTATGTACTGCTTTGGGATTTTCGAGAACTGCACGTCATATTGCTTTACTACTCGATCGAGTTCACCCTTCTCAGCTTCTGTAGCGCTCATGTCGAGCTCCTGCTGGAGGATCTTAAGCTTCAGTTCCTTGTAAAAGCCCGTCGGGTCATATGTGCCCGTGCTCCCCTGATCTACCGAAGTCATGCCGGTCGACATAACCTGCATTGTAACAAACTGATCGGTCTTCGTTTTCAGCTTGCTCCGCAATTCAGCGATCTGGGAATCTCTTTGGGCGACAATCTGATTATAGACGTCCCTGTTGCCGACCATGGGGTTTTGGGAAATAGCAACATCCCGGCTTACTTGCAGCTCAGCGATCTGCTCCTGCAAAAGTTTAATGTACGGATCGACCGCGTCCGACACGTTGGCTGCGATCGACGGTTCTATCTTTTTCAATTGCGCCTGATAGGCCTCAAGAACTTGCTGCTGGGAGGTAAGTTGAATCACCACGTCATCCCGTTGGGCCTGGAACGTGCTCATCACATCGATAAGCGATTTTGCCTCATCATCGAGTGAGACGATTCCCTGGGTCTGCATGTAATCTTGCAGCTGGTTCTCTGCAACATCAAGGTCCTTTTTTGTGTCAGTTAATTGTCCCTGCAGGAACTCCCTCACAT
Encoded proteins:
- a CDS encoding UpxY family transcription antiterminator → MNIEERAAEVKQDQCKRWHVIYVHAKHEKRVHDSLTKNGVHSFLPLKKEMHQWSDRRKWVEVPLYSGYVFTRIDEGEKLRVFACDGFVKFLSNNGKPSIVPDWQMDSIRKITALYPAQVESLTEGCIGKSGEIIAGVLAGLRGEIVEISNEHYFTIRIEGLDRVLALKVPADSIRIFACKTVPSELNHSGKENISA
- a CDS encoding polysaccharide biosynthesis tyrosine autokinase, translated to MSSENGSNGNGFVPGDAFGRTNGNGTSHQHGFFQSRPQQEITLQDIIEKIYRRKTLVILVFVFVLTLASVYTFLVRPVYEATAEVLIAKNKDASNSLLGNMSDVLQPFESDERRITNEMEILQTNLLRTNVAEQLLENPVITIGGKSDTMEVVATSEKDVAKGKGKITLMDAVLARLQKAVSFSNDRNSDIISISVRSHSPEESTNIANTYTKQYYDLNLSSSRNMATNVREFLQGQLTDTKKDLDVAENQLQDYMQTQGIVSLDDEAKSLIDVMSTFQAQRDDVVIQLTSQQQVLEAYQAQLKKIEPSIAANVSDAVDPYIKLLQEQIAELQVSRDVAISQNPMVGNRDVYNQIVAQRDSQIAELRSKLKTKTDQFVTMQVMSTGMTSVDQGSTGTYDPTGFYKELKLKILQQELDMSATEAEKGELDRVVKQYDVQFSKIPKQYIGLAKLDRTEKSREKLFLLIQDSFQQAQIQEQSQFGYVQIVDPAVPPLKPISPKVPLNLTLGIILGLALGVVCVFVLDYLDRSVKSPEDLERKGLNVLGSIPVMMGTSSSSKEGVSEEKVLKDGVSVPIRLITFHKPTDPIAESYRSLRTAIQYSRIDKPLKSLLVVSALPKEGKSTTTANIAVTFAKAGLKTLLVDGDLRRPIQHRLFGAERKPGLIEYLRNEVDLNTAVKKTFVDNLFLLPTGSLPPNPSEVLGSEAMKSSLDIFKSAFDFVIFDSPPVVAVTDGVILSKLTDGVLFVALANKTELDVLEKAYATLKQVKAGIIGFVLNEFDVTKAYGAYYRYYRYYHYYGHKEEIRNPDLR